Proteins encoded in a region of the Helicobacter colisuis genome:
- a CDS encoding transglycosylase domain-containing protein: protein MKIFLRIFFASCIIAFIAIIIFVSQFYYEIHKDTDKIVEYNPPITTQIFDRKGRLIANLFDKEFRFYAKFEEIPPRLIEALLAIEDTLFFEHPGVNLDAIMRAMLKNIKSGGYVEGGSTITQQLIKNVALTRDKTIERKLKEVLLAFQLETILSKEQILERYLNHTYFGHGFYGIKTASQGYFRKEMDELTLKEIAILVSLPRAPSFYDPTKNYDFSLARANNVLQRMEELGWISKEQLDKGIAESPKVYDDTLTQNISPYVVDEVQRQLKDVADLKSAGYKIYLNIDLDYQEIAQESLLFGYEQILSRHKNDEKIQEKLNGAFVVLENKTGKILALVGGVDYQKSHFNRATQSKRQIGSSVKPFLYLSALNSGLGQNYRIPDITRTYEYRNGGVGKKWQPKNYTPNINGYVTLKEALRKSLNLATINLVEEVGFDKIYGEILNYGFSNVPKDLTISLGSFGSSPLEMAKNFMVFSNYGRVIDPRLIDRIIDNQGNTTYFQEEITDLNTPQQSFLVVDMLRDAVRNGTGRRAKVNGIELAGKTGTTNENVDAWFCGFSPSIEAVVWYGKDDNTAMGAGETGGIAPASTFAYFFERILTIDPGLEREFKIPEGVRSQVIEGEMIYYTDKSPLRYNPNKNQNGIIF from the coding sequence ATGAAAATTTTTTTAAGAATCTTTTTTGCTTCATGCATTATCGCTTTTATTGCAATTATTATTTTTGTTTCACAATTCTACTATGAAATTCATAAAGACACTGACAAGATTGTGGAATACAATCCTCCCATTACAACGCAGATTTTTGATAGAAAAGGGCGTTTGATTGCTAATTTATTTGATAAAGAGTTTCGTTTTTATGCAAAATTTGAAGAGATTCCACCGCGCCTTATTGAAGCGCTTTTAGCCATAGAAGATACTTTGTTTTTTGAACACCCTGGGGTTAATTTAGATGCGATTATGCGCGCTATGTTAAAGAATATCAAAAGTGGTGGTTATGTGGAAGGTGGTAGCACTATTACTCAACAGCTTATAAAAAATGTTGCTTTAACAAGGGATAAGACTATTGAGCGCAAACTCAAAGAAGTGTTGTTGGCTTTTCAATTAGAAACAATTTTAAGCAAAGAACAAATTTTAGAGCGTTATTTGAATCACACTTATTTTGGGCATGGATTTTATGGAATCAAAACTGCCTCGCAGGGATATTTTCGTAAAGAAATGGATGAATTGACCCTAAAAGAAATTGCAATTCTTGTATCTTTGCCTAGAGCGCCTAGCTTTTATGATCCTACAAAAAATTATGATTTTTCTTTGGCAAGGGCAAATAATGTTTTGCAAAGAATGGAAGAGTTGGGCTGGATTAGTAAAGAGCAATTAGATAAAGGTATTGCAGAATCTCCAAAAGTGTATGATGATACTTTGACGCAAAATATTTCTCCTTATGTGGTGGATGAAGTGCAACGGCAGCTAAAAGATGTCGCTGATTTAAAAAGTGCTGGTTATAAAATTTATCTTAATATTGATTTGGATTATCAAGAGATTGCCCAAGAATCTTTACTTTTTGGATATGAGCAGATTTTATCTCGCCATAAAAATGATGAGAAAATACAAGAAAAACTCAATGGTGCTTTTGTTGTGCTTGAAAATAAAACAGGCAAGATTCTTGCATTAGTTGGTGGTGTGGATTATCAAAAAAGCCATTTTAATCGAGCAACACAAAGTAAAAGACAAATTGGCAGTAGTGTAAAGCCTTTTTTGTATCTTAGTGCCTTGAATTCGGGACTTGGACAAAACTATAGGATTCCAGATATTACAAGAACTTACGAATACAGAAATGGTGGTGTGGGCAAAAAATGGCAACCTAAGAATTATACGCCTAATATTAATGGTTATGTAACCTTAAAAGAAGCTTTGCGGAAATCATTAAATCTTGCAACCATTAACTTAGTGGAGGAAGTTGGGTTTGATAAGATTTATGGGGAAATTTTAAATTATGGATTTAGTAATGTCCCAAAAGACTTGACAATTTCACTTGGAAGTTTTGGTTCATCGCCTTTGGAGATGGCAAAAAATTTTATGGTATTTTCTAATTATGGTCGAGTGATTGATCCTAGATTAATAGATAGAATAATCGACAATCAAGGAAATACCACCTATTTTCAAGAGGAAATAACTGATTTAAACACTCCACAACAAAGTTTTTTGGTGGTGGATATGTTAAGAGATGCTGTGAGAAATGGGACAGGGAGACGAGCTAAGGTTAATGGAATTGAGCTTGCAGGTAAAACAGGAACAACAAATGAGAATGTTGATGCGTGGTTTTGTGGATTTTCACCTAGCATCGAAGCAGTGGTTTGGTATGGTAAAGATGACAATACTGCAATGGGAGCTGGAGAAACAGGGGGGATTGCACCTGCATCAACCTTTGCATATTTCTTTGAGCGGATTTTGACAATTGATCCTGGATTGGAACGAGAATTTAAAATACCAGAGGGTGTGAGAAGTCAAGTGATAGAGGGTGAAATGATTTATTATACCGATAAATCACCTTTGCGATACAATCCAAATAAAAATCAAAATGGGATTATTTTTTAA
- a CDS encoding DUF2325 domain-containing protein, translating to MSILVIGGDEITSIRAVLSNFGCKKVTHWDARKESINHKDIPQNTDCLVMLTNFLNHNTMKKFRNEAKKKEIPIVCTKRSVSCLYCEFMKTFGKNCCNCEGKC from the coding sequence ATGTCAATTTTGGTTATCGGTGGAGATGAAATTACTTCTATTAGGGCTGTTTTGAGTAATTTTGGTTGCAAAAAAGTTACACATTGGGATGCTAGAAAAGAGAGCATTAATCACAAAGATATTCCTCAAAATACAGATTGTTTGGTAATGCTAACTAATTTTTTAAACCACAATACAATGAAAAAATTTCGCAATGAAGCAAAAAAGAAAGAAATTCCTATTGTTTGCACAAAAAGAAGTGTGAGTTGTCTATATTGTGAATTTATGAAAACTTTTGGAAAAAATTGTTGTAATTGTGAGGGTAAATGTTGA
- a CDS encoding ABC transporter ATP-binding protein: MKIFLRRFYPYIREYKLYFFYAIVGTIMVATASSASAYLVKPVLDDIFIKKDITMLQILPFFVVLAYFAKGLGAYIQTYYMSFVGQDIVRRLKEILLSKMLTFEMEFFNRYRNGELISRITGDIGAVQGAVSNYFIEGIRESLTILGLVGVVIYQSPELAFYGLVVMPLALYPIALIARKMRYTSTKMQQKNADLSAKLIEIFNNIELIKASSGETIEKEEFSKHNKELFNLSMKTVRVSELTSPLMETLGAIAIAVVIFIGGHKVINNEISTGAFFSFVTALFMLYTPFKRVSGLYAKIQVAFAAGDRIFEMLDRKAKIKDGSKILQDGVKEIIFKDVDLFYGEKQALSKINLTIHKGESIALVGSSGGGKSSLVNLLLRLYEPNKGSVNINGCNIQDFTQASLRSKVAIVTQRIFIFNDSIAKNIAYGSAIDETRVKEALHRARILDYVESLPNGIHTILEEFGANLSGGQRQRIAIARALYKNPEILILDEATSALDNKTEEEFRDALSEIIKDRIVIIIAHRFSTVSLADTIYFFQSGRIIAHGSQEKLLKECESFREYYKNQ; this comes from the coding sequence ATGAAGATTTTTTTAAGAAGATTTTATCCTTACATTAGGGAATATAAACTTTATTTTTTTTATGCTATTGTAGGGACAATTATGGTGGCAACTGCAAGTAGTGCTAGTGCATACCTAGTTAAGCCTGTTTTAGATGATATCTTTATTAAAAAAGATATTACTATGTTGCAGATTCTGCCCTTTTTTGTAGTTTTAGCTTATTTTGCTAAGGGACTTGGCGCTTATATACAAACCTATTATATGAGTTTTGTAGGTCAAGACATTGTTAGGCGGTTAAAAGAGATTTTATTAAGTAAAATGCTAACTTTTGAAATGGAATTTTTTAATCGCTATCGCAATGGAGAGTTAATCTCTAGAATCACTGGCGATATTGGAGCGGTGCAGGGTGCGGTGTCAAATTACTTTATTGAAGGCATTAGAGAGAGCTTGACTATATTGGGGCTTGTTGGGGTGGTGATTTATCAAAGTCCTGAATTGGCTTTTTATGGGCTCGTAGTTATGCCTTTAGCGCTTTATCCTATCGCGCTTATTGCAAGAAAAATGCGCTATACTTCTACAAAAATGCAACAAAAAAATGCTGATTTGTCTGCAAAATTAATAGAAATTTTTAATAATATTGAGCTTATTAAAGCAAGTTCGGGAGAAACCATAGAAAAAGAAGAATTTTCAAAACACAATAAGGAGCTTTTTAACCTTTCCATGAAAACGGTGCGTGTTTCAGAATTAACTTCGCCATTAATGGAAACTTTAGGGGCAATCGCAATTGCTGTGGTGATTTTTATTGGGGGGCATAAGGTTATTAATAATGAGATTTCCACAGGGGCGTTTTTCTCTTTTGTAACAGCACTTTTTATGCTTTATACTCCCTTTAAGCGCGTAAGTGGTCTTTATGCTAAAATCCAAGTAGCTTTTGCTGCAGGAGATAGAATCTTTGAAATGCTGGATAGAAAAGCCAAAATCAAAGATGGAAGTAAGATATTACAAGATGGAGTAAAAGAGATTATCTTTAAAGATGTGGATTTATTTTATGGAGAAAAACAAGCTTTAAGTAAAATTAATCTTACAATTCACAAGGGTGAGAGTATTGCTTTAGTGGGAAGTAGCGGAGGGGGTAAAAGTTCGCTTGTTAATTTGCTACTGCGTTTATATGAACCAAATAAAGGAAGTGTAAATATTAATGGCTGTAATATTCAAGATTTTACTCAAGCAAGTTTAAGATCAAAGGTGGCAATTGTTACACAGAGAATTTTTATTTTTAATGATAGCATTGCAAAAAATATTGCTTATGGAAGTGCCATAGATGAGACAAGGGTAAAAGAAGCTCTACATAGAGCTAGAATTTTGGATTATGTAGAATCGCTCCCTAATGGAATCCATACGATTTTAGAAGAGTTTGGGGCAAATCTAAGTGGAGGACAGCGACAGAGGATTGCTATTGCAAGGGCACTTTATAAGAACCCAGAGATTTTAATTTTGGATGAAGCCACAAGTGCGCTAGATAATAAAACCGAGGAGGAATTTAGAGATGCGCTTAGTGAGATTATTAAAGATAGAATCGTAATCATCATTGCTCACAGATTCTCTACAGTTTCTTTGGCTGATACGATTTATTTCTTTCAAAGTGGGAGAATTATTGCACATGGTTCGCAAGAAAAATTATTAAAAGAATGTGAATCTTTTAGGGAATATTACAAAAATCAGTAA
- the mqnE gene encoding aminofutalosine synthase MqnE gives MSKNEILKSFLVPKEALKLYDLDIFTLGKMAGAIREEYFGKKTFFNSNRHLNPTNECSDICKFCAFSAHRKNPNSYTLSKKEALDQVQMAVNNGALEIHIVGAHNPKLDLEWYLELFRTIKEKYPQIHIKALTGAEVNFLSKISNKSYQEVLELMVENGVDSMPGGGAEIFDEGIREKICKGKVDSIRWLEIHGYWHSLGKKSNATMLFGHIESREHRIDHLLRLYHQQEKSQGFNAFIPLVYQKENNFLKVKSFPSGQEILKTIAISRILLPNIPHIKAYWATLGLNLALVAQEFGADDIDGTIQKEAIQSAAGSKSANGILRDELISQIKDSGFIPVERDSLYNEIKIY, from the coding sequence ATGAGTAAAAATGAAATATTAAAGTCATTTTTAGTTCCAAAAGAAGCATTAAAGTTATATGATTTAGATATTTTTACTTTGGGAAAAATGGCAGGAGCTATCAGAGAAGAGTATTTTGGTAAAAAGACTTTTTTTAATTCCAATCGCCATTTAAATCCGACTAATGAATGTTCAGATATTTGTAAATTCTGTGCTTTTTCGGCACATAGAAAGAATCCAAATTCTTACACTTTAAGCAAAAAAGAAGCGTTAGATCAAGTTCAAATGGCAGTTAATAATGGTGCATTGGAGATTCACATTGTAGGTGCGCACAATCCAAAGTTGGATTTGGAATGGTATTTAGAGCTTTTTAGAACGATCAAAGAGAAATATCCGCAAATTCATATCAAAGCACTTACAGGCGCGGAAGTTAATTTTTTGTCCAAAATTTCTAATAAATCTTATCAAGAAGTCTTGGAGCTTATGGTTGAAAATGGCGTAGATTCAATGCCTGGTGGTGGAGCGGAGATTTTTGATGAAGGAATTAGAGAAAAAATTTGCAAAGGAAAGGTGGATTCAATAAGGTGGCTTGAGATTCATGGGTATTGGCATTCTTTGGGAAAAAAATCTAATGCAACAATGCTTTTTGGGCATATTGAAAGTAGAGAACATCGAATTGATCACTTATTACGTCTTTATCATCAGCAAGAAAAATCTCAAGGTTTTAATGCTTTTATTCCTTTGGTATATCAAAAAGAGAATAATTTTTTGAAAGTTAAAAGCTTTCCTAGTGGGCAAGAGATTTTAAAGACAATCGCCATTAGCCGAATCTTACTTCCTAATATTCCCCATATCAAAGCTTATTGGGCGACTTTAGGTTTAAATCTTGCGTTGGTGGCACAAGAGTTTGGAGCTGATGATATTGATGGAACAATCCAAAAAGAAGCTATACAAAGTGCAGCGGGGAGTAAGAGTGCTAATGGAATTTTAAGAGATGAATTGATTTCGCAAATTAAAGATTCTGGTTTTATTCCAGTTGAACGCGATAGTTTGTATAATGAGATTAAAATTTATTAA
- the napA gene encoding nitrate reductase catalytic subunit NapA, producing MAQTRREFLKTAAAVSAASVAGIAVPAPQALIAKEVEGGWKWDKAVCRFCGTGCGIMVATKDEQIVAIKGDPAAPVNRGLNCIKGYFNAKIMYGQDRLTQPLLRVNAQGEFDKNGRFQPVSWQRAFDVMEQKFKEAYNELGPTGIGVFGSGQYTIQEGYAAVKLIKGGFRSNNIDPNARHCMASAVVGFMETFGIDEPAGCYDDIELTDTIVTWGANMSEMHPILWARVTDRKLSSPNKVRIVNLTPYSNRTSDLADTEIVFTPHTDLAIWNYIAREIVYNHPESIDWNFVKKNCIFTTGFVDIGYGMRTDIKHAKYDSKELDIAAKEKSKVLSENEGVTLRYLGMKAGEVMENKHAASAGNHWEISFEDFKTALEPYTLDFVAKIAKGDSKESLESFKEKLKTLASYYVDKNRKIVSFWTMGMNQHTRGTWVNEQSYMVHMLLGKQAKPGSGAFSLTGQPSACGTAREVGTFSHRLPADMVVGNKKHREITEKIWKLPSGTINPQIGAHFMQIMRNLEDGKIKWAWVQVNNPWQNTANANHWIKAAREMDNFIVVSDAYPGISAKVADLILPVAMIYEKWGAYGNAERRTQHWKQQVLPQGNAMSDTWQMMEFSKRFTLKEVWGEKKINDKLTLPNVLEEAKAMGYSEDTTLYEVLYANKEAKSYKTDDKILENELNSEVFGDKRQVIGSDSKVFEGYGFFVQKYLWEEYRKFGIGHGHDLADFDTYHRVRGLRWPVVDGKETQWRFNSKYDYYARKANNGEFAFYGAFAKELPRGDLKSPKTSEKYSLKNKAKIFFRPYMDPPEMPNAEYPFWLSTGRVLEHWHSGTMTMRVPELYRAVPEALCYMNPEDGEKLGIQQNDAVWVESRRGKVKARVDMRGRNRPPIGLVYVPWFDEKVYINKVCLDATCPISKQTDFKKCAVKIYKA from the coding sequence ATGGCGCAAACAAGACGCGAGTTTTTGAAGACAGCAGCGGCTGTTAGTGCAGCAAGTGTTGCAGGTATTGCAGTTCCAGCACCTCAAGCTTTGATAGCAAAAGAAGTTGAAGGTGGTTGGAAATGGGATAAGGCAGTTTGTCGATTTTGTGGAACAGGCTGTGGAATTATGGTTGCTACTAAAGATGAGCAAATCGTAGCTATCAAAGGCGATCCAGCAGCACCCGTAAATCGAGGTTTGAATTGTATTAAAGGTTATTTTAATGCCAAAATTATGTATGGGCAAGATAGATTAACTCAACCTCTTTTGCGTGTCAATGCACAAGGTGAATTTGATAAAAATGGTCGATTCCAACCAGTGAGTTGGCAAAGAGCTTTTGATGTTATGGAACAAAAGTTCAAAGAAGCTTATAATGAGCTAGGTCCAACAGGAATTGGTGTTTTTGGTTCTGGGCAATACACGATTCAAGAAGGCTATGCGGCAGTAAAACTCATCAAGGGTGGCTTTAGAAGTAATAATATTGATCCTAATGCTCGACATTGTATGGCAAGTGCGGTTGTGGGATTTATGGAAACTTTTGGAATTGATGAACCAGCTGGTTGCTATGATGACATTGAATTAACAGATACTATTGTAACTTGGGGTGCAAATATGTCTGAAATGCATCCGATTCTTTGGGCTAGAGTTACTGATAGGAAACTATCTTCGCCTAATAAGGTGCGCATTGTTAATCTTACTCCTTATTCTAATCGCACTTCAGATTTGGCAGATACAGAGATTGTTTTTACTCCACATACGGATTTGGCTATTTGGAATTATATTGCAAGAGAGATTGTTTATAATCACCCAGAATCAATTGATTGGAACTTTGTGAAAAAGAATTGTATTTTCACAACAGGTTTTGTTGATATTGGTTATGGTATGAGAACAGATATTAAACACGCCAAATACGATTCAAAAGAGCTTGATATAGCAGCAAAAGAGAAATCTAAAGTTTTAAGTGAGAATGAAGGAGTTACTTTACGCTATTTGGGTATGAAAGCAGGTGAAGTAATGGAAAATAAACACGCTGCTAGTGCTGGGAATCACTGGGAAATTTCCTTTGAAGATTTTAAAACAGCCCTAGAACCTTATACGCTTGATTTTGTTGCTAAAATTGCAAAAGGTGATTCAAAAGAAAGTTTAGAATCTTTTAAAGAAAAATTAAAAACACTAGCAAGTTATTATGTAGATAAAAATAGAAAAATCGTTAGCTTTTGGACTATGGGTATGAATCAACACACAAGAGGAACTTGGGTGAATGAGCAAAGCTATATGGTTCATATGTTGCTAGGAAAACAAGCTAAACCCGGAAGTGGTGCATTCTCTCTCACAGGACAACCTAGTGCTTGTGGAACAGCAAGAGAGGTGGGGACATTCTCACATAGATTACCAGCAGATATGGTAGTAGGAAATAAAAAACACAGAGAGATTACAGAGAAAATTTGGAAACTTCCAAGTGGAACTATCAATCCTCAAATTGGGGCGCATTTTATGCAAATTATGCGCAATTTAGAAGATGGTAAGATTAAATGGGCTTGGGTGCAAGTTAATAATCCTTGGCAAAATACTGCTAATGCAAATCATTGGATTAAAGCAGCTAGAGAAATGGATAATTTCATTGTGGTTTCAGATGCTTATCCGGGAATTAGTGCAAAAGTAGCAGACTTAATTTTGCCAGTTGCAATGATTTATGAAAAATGGGGTGCGTATGGAAATGCTGAACGCCGCACACAACATTGGAAACAACAAGTCTTGCCACAAGGAAATGCAATGAGCGATACTTGGCAGATGATGGAATTCTCAAAACGATTCACTCTAAAAGAAGTATGGGGTGAAAAGAAAATCAATGATAAACTTACATTGCCAAATGTGCTAGAAGAAGCTAAAGCAATGGGATATAGTGAAGATACAACACTTTATGAAGTGCTTTATGCTAACAAAGAAGCAAAAAGCTATAAAACCGATGATAAAATATTGGAAAATGAATTAAACTCTGAAGTATTTGGTGATAAAAGACAAGTAATTGGTAGTGATAGCAAAGTTTTTGAAGGTTATGGATTTTTTGTGCAAAAATATCTTTGGGAGGAATATCGTAAATTTGGTATCGGACATGGACATGATTTAGCGGATTTTGATACTTATCATAGAGTTAGAGGTTTAAGATGGCCTGTAGTAGATGGTAAAGAAACACAATGGAGATTTAATAGCAAATATGACTATTATGCAAGAAAAGCAAATAATGGAGAGTTTGCTTTCTATGGAGCTTTTGCAAAAGAATTGCCAAGGGGAGATTTGAAATCACCCAAAACAAGTGAAAAATATTCACTCAAAAACAAAGCAAAAATCTTTTTCCGCCCTTATATGGATCCACCAGAGATGCCAAATGCAGAATATCCATTTTGGCTAAGCACTGGTCGTGTGTTAGAACATTGGCATAGTGGAACAATGACGATGAGAGTGCCAGAACTTTATCGTGCAGTTCCAGAAGCATTGTGCTATATGAATCCAGAAGATGGAGAGAAACTAGGTATTCAGCAAAATGATGCAGTTTGGGTTGAATCAAGACGAGGAAAAGTCAAGGCAAGAGTGGATATGAGAGGTAGAAATCGACCTCCAATAGGCTTAGTGTATGTGCCTTGGTTTGATGAAAAGGTGTATATTAATAAAGTTTGTCTTGATGCGACTTGCCCAATTTCTAAGCAAACTGATTTTAAAAAGTGTGCAGTGAAAATTTATAAGGCATAA
- a CDS encoding response regulator transcription factor — MSPDLLEPLGSLTILIVEDDEIALDLLKMPLERRCRKILTASNREEGLKLFKNNVVDIVITDINLEGKIDGITMVESMRKVNSTFPVIFMTAYSDEEKISRIVGLNSAYFIKKVVDLEELFVLLLSINKQLCKEQMIDLGQGVFYRRKDKSIVKGYAIFELTERECRILELLIKAENFPVTYDEFRKKVWRGQQMTMDSLRMHINNLRRKTYYDLIKNHSRMGYKITKIL; from the coding sequence ATGTCTCCAGATTTATTAGAGCCGCTTGGTAGTCTTACGATTTTGATTGTTGAGGATGATGAGATTGCGCTTGATTTATTGAAAATGCCATTGGAGCGTAGGTGTCGTAAAATTCTAACTGCAAGCAATAGAGAAGAAGGCTTAAAGCTGTTTAAAAACAATGTGGTTGATATAGTAATAACAGATATTAACTTAGAAGGTAAAATTGATGGCATTACAATGGTGGAGTCAATGCGAAAAGTTAATTCCACATTTCCGGTTATTTTTATGACTGCTTATAGCGATGAAGAAAAGATTTCTCGAATTGTTGGACTAAATTCTGCTTATTTTATCAAAAAGGTAGTGGATTTAGAAGAGTTATTTGTTTTGTTGCTTTCCATCAACAAACAGCTTTGTAAAGAACAAATGATTGATTTGGGGCAAGGTGTGTTTTATCGCAGAAAAGACAAGTCTATTGTGAAGGGTTATGCAATTTTTGAATTAACTGAAAGGGAATGTCGCATTTTAGAATTGCTTATTAAAGCTGAAAATTTCCCAGTAACTTATGATGAATTCCGCAAAAAAGTTTGGAGAGGTCAGCAAATGACAATGGATTCTTTACGTATGCACATCAATAATTTGCGTAGAAAGACTTATTATGATTTGATTAAAAATCACTCTAGAATGGGCTATAAAATTACAAAAATTCTCTAA
- a CDS encoding chemotaxis protein: protein MSNLSNVDQITNLHRNNELQLLCFRLEKDKDLYAVNVFKIREVVKYRGEITIVSHGGSSLVEGLITIRELTIPLIDLKKWFYYDSRDKTKNLEPYGIKREEGDDEVIMICEFSKWTVGVRIYEADRILNKKWTEIEQSAGIGNSGLNSKLVSRTRYFDGRLVQVVDIEKMLVDVFPWIEDEKNDEIDKIKQIVTSNEVLLADDSPSVIKTMQNILNKLGVNYKTFPNGQRLLDYIFAKDTDISKIGIVITDLEMPEASGFEVIKQVKNNPLTANIPVVVNSSMSGSSNEDMARSLKADEFISKSNPVEVEDALRRFMIK, encoded by the coding sequence ATGTCAAATCTATCAAATGTTGATCAAATAACCAATCTCCATAGAAATAACGAATTACAGCTTCTTTGTTTTAGGCTAGAAAAAGATAAAGATTTATACGCAGTGAATGTTTTTAAGATTCGTGAAGTGGTGAAATACCGAGGTGAAATTACGATTGTTTCTCACGGGGGGAGTTCGTTGGTAGAGGGGTTGATTACGATTAGAGAATTAACTATTCCGTTGATTGATTTGAAAAAATGGTTTTATTATGATTCAAGAGATAAAACAAAAAACCTTGAGCCTTATGGAATTAAACGAGAAGAGGGCGATGATGAAGTCATCATGATTTGTGAATTTTCTAAATGGACGGTGGGTGTTAGAATCTATGAAGCCGATCGGATTTTGAATAAAAAATGGACAGAGATAGAGCAAAGTGCAGGCATTGGGAATTCCGGATTAAATAGCAAATTAGTAAGCCGAACACGCTATTTTGATGGACGCTTGGTGCAAGTGGTGGATATTGAAAAAATGCTAGTTGATGTATTCCCATGGATTGAAGATGAGAAGAATGATGAGATTGATAAAATCAAACAAATCGTAACAAGTAATGAAGTTTTATTAGCAGATGATTCTCCAAGTGTTATTAAAACAATGCAAAATATTCTTAATAAACTTGGTGTGAATTATAAAACTTTCCCTAATGGACAGAGATTGTTAGATTATATTTTTGCTAAAGATACAGATATTTCCAAAATAGGAATTGTGATTACTGACCTAGAGATGCCAGAGGCAAGTGGATTTGAGGTTATTAAACAGGTAAAAAATAATCCACTAACAGCCAATATTCCTGTTGTTGTTAATTCTTCGATGAGTGGGAGTAGCAATGAAGATATGGCGCGTTCTTTAAAAGCTGATGAATTTATCTCCAAATCTAATCCAGTAGAAGTGGAAGATGCCTTAAGACGCTTTATGATTAAATAA
- a CDS encoding phosphoribosyltransferase produces the protein MMQYYSYEMFKEDIKELILKIDFNPDGIVAISRGGLTMAHFLGIALDLRMVYSINAASFFNRVQQEVRISNIPELYGNQRVLIVDEIIDSGTSMIKVKNILQEINSNIDFKTASIFYKPTASFKPDFYLRETKDWVDFFWEVDIVKEIRERNL, from the coding sequence ATGATGCAATATTATAGTTATGAGATGTTTAAAGAGGATATAAAAGAATTGATTTTAAAAATTGATTTTAATCCCGATGGAATTGTGGCAATTTCAAGAGGTGGCTTGACAATGGCTCATTTTTTGGGAATCGCATTGGATTTGCGAATGGTATATAGTATTAATGCAGCTTCATTTTTCAATAGAGTGCAACAAGAAGTGAGAATTTCTAATATTCCAGAACTTTATGGAAATCAAAGGGTTTTAATAGTGGATGAAATTATTGATAGTGGCACAAGTATGATAAAGGTTAAAAATATTTTACAAGAAATCAATTCTAATATTGACTTTAAAACAGCATCTATTTTTTATAAACCAACAGCAAGTTTTAAGCCGGATTTTTATTTACGCGAAACAAAAGACTGGGTGGATTTCTTTTGGGAAGTGGATATTGTAAAAGAGATTAGGGAGCGTAATCTCTAA
- a CDS encoding Fur family transcriptional regulator — translation MKKYKESLKTIIDRLHLSIKKNNLKNSKQREYILKVIYEDGGHLSPEDIFIAIKKTCKNASISSIYRILSFLEKEGFVHSIEVDKSGKRYEIASGLHHDHIICVECGKIEEFCNEEIENLQIEVAQSHKTKLVGHDMLLYVVCESCLKK, via the coding sequence ATGAAAAAATACAAAGAATCTCTTAAAACAATTATAGATAGATTGCATCTTTCTATCAAAAAAAACAACCTTAAAAACTCCAAACAAAGAGAGTATATCCTAAAAGTAATTTATGAGGATGGGGGACATTTAAGTCCTGAAGATATTTTTATTGCCATCAAAAAAACCTGCAAAAACGCTAGTATTTCCTCAATCTATCGCATTTTGTCATTTTTAGAAAAAGAAGGTTTTGTGCATTCTATTGAAGTAGATAAAAGTGGCAAACGCTATGAGATAGCAAGTGGTTTGCACCATGATCATATTATTTGTGTAGAATGTGGAAAAATTGAAGAATTCTGCAATGAAGAAATTGAGAATTTACAAATTGAAGTCGCACAATCCCACAAAACAAAGCTTGTAGGACACGATATGCTTTTGTATGTTGTGTGTGAATCTTGCCTAAAAAAATAA